Proteins found in one Roseovarius pelagicus genomic segment:
- a CDS encoding tyrosine-type recombinase/integrase — MKQKLTTKFIETRKPNPAKREDYRDTVVPGLVLRVNKSGTKTFSFHKRINGKMKRLTIGQFGPFSLNDARERARQILYEVETGKFEQNTGIEVDTKPTLGDVIPDYIEKYAKVHNRDFERKEAHLAKFTTLHEKPINEIKRADVVKACDTIQKSAPIGVNRALAHLKHLMSWSVERGIIDASPIAGMKPPSKEKPRERVLSDDELGVLWEACDDEGYPFGDCMKLLILSGQRRAEVAEMRWSELDLENRLWTLPSQRAKNGRQHTIPLTDAMLDVLRRLPKFIGSDFVFTTTGTTPISGFGRLKKRLDKSLPKDAEPWTPHDLRRTMSTNMAQLGVPQPVTEALLNHKTGVVSGVAAIYNVYSYADEKRDALDKWNAHIEEIKKTEDDPQSAGCGDARSLG; from the coding sequence ATGAAACAAAAACTCACCACAAAGTTCATCGAAACCAGAAAGCCAAACCCAGCCAAGCGGGAAGACTACCGTGACACAGTGGTTCCCGGTTTGGTACTTCGCGTGAACAAGTCCGGCACCAAAACATTCAGCTTCCACAAGCGAATAAACGGAAAAATGAAGCGCCTGACCATCGGCCAGTTCGGGCCGTTTTCCCTTAACGACGCCCGAGAACGCGCGCGGCAAATCCTTTATGAAGTTGAAACAGGCAAGTTCGAACAGAACACCGGCATAGAAGTCGACACGAAACCGACGCTAGGCGACGTGATCCCTGACTATATTGAGAAGTATGCCAAGGTTCACAACCGCGACTTCGAGCGCAAAGAAGCTCATTTGGCTAAGTTCACAACCCTGCACGAAAAACCGATCAACGAGATCAAACGCGCAGATGTGGTGAAAGCCTGCGATACAATTCAGAAATCTGCGCCAATCGGCGTGAACCGTGCACTGGCTCATCTTAAGCATTTGATGAGCTGGAGTGTCGAGCGCGGCATTATCGACGCTTCCCCCATTGCTGGAATGAAACCTCCGTCGAAAGAAAAGCCTCGTGAGCGCGTGCTATCGGACGATGAGCTAGGCGTGCTGTGGGAGGCCTGTGACGACGAAGGCTATCCTTTTGGGGATTGCATGAAGCTGTTGATCCTAAGCGGCCAGAGGCGCGCCGAAGTCGCCGAGATGCGCTGGTCAGAACTCGACCTCGAAAATCGCCTTTGGACCCTACCTTCGCAGCGAGCCAAGAACGGCAGGCAGCACACCATACCGCTCACCGACGCAATGCTGGACGTGCTGCGCAGGCTGCCAAAGTTTATCGGTTCCGATTTCGTGTTCACTACGACGGGCACGACACCAATTTCTGGATTTGGTCGATTGAAAAAGCGTCTCGATAAATCGCTTCCCAAGGACGCCGAACCTTGGACTCCCCATGATCTGCGCCGCACCATGTCGACCAACATGGCCCAACTCGGTGTTCCTCAACCCGTTACCGAGGCGCTGTTGAACCACAAAACAGGTGTGGTCTCAGGCGTGGCGGCAATCTACAATGTCTATTCATACGCAGATGAAAAGCGCGACGCCTTGGACAAATGGAATGCCCACATCGAAGAAATCAAAAAGACCGAGGATGATCCGCAATCTGCTGGATGTGGAGACGCCAGATCGCTGGGTTGA
- a CDS encoding RiPP maturation radical SAM C-methyltransferase encodes MNEQQTPKVLLANMPWGSIQEPALGASLLAASLRNEGIRTEVLYLQHRLLRYITDASYRRLADVFALNDFVFSATFEAELSCHQSLTLSDICNQLWNSNPKWRNDPRFDGPSSIASYLLLLRSQIIPKYLDDCVDVVLSKSPTFVGFSCLFDQTIPSLAVAKRVKERAPHVRIALGGYAVSGVTGEAILKAFDFVDAVVQGAGETEIVSQAHASVLPQSKQADLERLRKVTTPIAQSPTPDFTDFQDELKRLDREDKIKIDWRIIPYECSRGCWWGSKSHCIFCGIASEDLGYTSKDANAVLQDLGDLSSKYERTVFRFVDYILPAKYYSTLLPKLHATQSNLKLTCELKANLSALRIDALKNAGFVEIQPGIESFSTDTLKEMGKGVTAAQNVLALKLAMRSGIVCHYNLLFGFPRDTKQSVSSMVASLKDLVHLQPPATLVEVLTTRFSPLQEGRVPNVGEAKKAHRFFDVIFSRSFLEATNLDMADYCYYFEPEFSLSDSLADEYDLLRAEVQKWNIRYHKRKDSFLTYEKSPGEPISFFDTRDDEVKVFQISSEASLVYSAIDENVLSSSNINVQLPSLDAKGVERCLDELRDKHLIFEDDGRLVGLAISRACVAENYALDMAGNFA; translated from the coding sequence TTGAATGAACAACAGACGCCTAAGGTTCTGCTGGCGAATATGCCATGGGGAAGTATTCAAGAACCAGCGCTGGGAGCTTCACTGCTGGCGGCATCCCTTCGGAACGAAGGAATTCGGACCGAAGTCCTCTATCTGCAACACCGCTTGTTGAGGTATATAACGGATGCAAGTTATCGCCGACTTGCCGATGTTTTCGCGCTCAATGACTTCGTATTCAGCGCGACTTTTGAAGCTGAGCTTTCCTGTCATCAGTCACTCACATTAAGTGATATCTGCAATCAGTTATGGAATTCCAATCCCAAATGGAGAAATGACCCGAGGTTTGACGGGCCAAGTTCCATTGCTTCTTACCTACTGCTCCTGCGCTCGCAGATCATTCCAAAATACCTAGATGACTGTGTTGATGTTGTCCTGAGCAAGTCTCCAACGTTTGTTGGTTTCAGTTGTTTGTTTGACCAGACGATCCCCTCTTTGGCCGTGGCAAAACGAGTAAAAGAGCGCGCACCCCACGTGCGCATCGCTCTTGGCGGTTATGCTGTGTCCGGTGTAACGGGGGAGGCGATACTTAAGGCTTTTGATTTTGTCGACGCCGTGGTGCAAGGCGCGGGAGAGACCGAGATCGTTTCGCAGGCGCATGCATCAGTTCTCCCCCAGTCGAAACAAGCCGATTTGGAACGTCTTAGAAAAGTGACCACCCCGATAGCCCAATCGCCCACACCGGATTTCACCGACTTTCAAGATGAACTTAAACGCTTGGATAGGGAGGATAAAATAAAAATCGATTGGCGTATTATCCCGTACGAGTGTTCACGTGGGTGTTGGTGGGGTAGTAAAAGCCACTGTATTTTCTGTGGAATAGCTTCTGAAGATTTGGGTTATACCTCAAAAGACGCCAACGCAGTTCTGCAAGACCTCGGCGATCTTAGCTCTAAATATGAAAGAACGGTCTTTCGATTTGTAGACTACATTCTACCCGCAAAATATTACTCGACACTTCTGCCAAAACTTCACGCCACACAATCAAATCTGAAGCTCACATGCGAGTTAAAGGCAAATCTTAGCGCACTTCGAATAGACGCCTTGAAGAACGCTGGATTTGTAGAGATTCAGCCCGGTATTGAGTCATTCTCAACAGACACTCTTAAAGAAATGGGCAAGGGCGTTACTGCCGCTCAAAATGTTTTGGCCCTGAAACTGGCGATGCGTTCAGGTATTGTTTGTCACTACAATCTTCTGTTTGGATTTCCACGCGATACTAAGCAAAGTGTCTCTAGTATGGTCGCCTCGCTAAAAGACTTGGTCCACCTACAGCCTCCTGCAACACTAGTTGAAGTGCTTACTACGCGCTTCTCTCCCTTACAGGAGGGGCGGGTACCAAATGTTGGCGAAGCAAAAAAGGCACATCGATTTTTCGATGTCATTTTCTCAAGGAGTTTTCTTGAGGCGACTAATTTGGACATGGCGGACTATTGCTATTATTTCGAACCTGAGTTTTCACTCAGCGATAGCTTGGCTGACGAATACGACCTTCTGAGAGCCGAGGTTCAAAAGTGGAACATTCGCTATCACAAACGCAAAGACTCTTTTTTGACATATGAAAAATCACCGGGAGAGCCTATATCATTTTTTGATACGCGAGATGACGAGGTTAAGGTCTTTCAGATAAGTTCTGAAGCCAGCCTTGTTTATAGTGCAATAGATGAAAACGTATTATCATCTTCTAACATAAACGTGCAGCTCCCCTCTCTTGACGCCAAGGGCGTCGAACGTTGTTTGGATGAACTTAGAGACAAACACCTAATATTTGAGGATGATGGGCGTTTGGTTGGCCTTGCGATAAGTCGAGCGTGTGTAGCAGAAAACTATGCGCTCGACATGGCTGGAAATTTTGCTTGA
- a CDS encoding TetR family transcriptional regulator C-terminal domain-containing protein, with protein sequence MIIPKTPSKKRPRTHAEINEFRRKSLIEGALRSLAENGVSGTTVSTICTAAGSSRGLLGHYFSSKDEVMVAALDYLFGQISVTVRESLDRFNGTAVETLHELPSVMFTAPVFTQLNRTAFLALWHETRFNDQVRVANRQLYRNYINRMERMFIAAAAELGVQFDPRRAALGYIALSDGLWLGLSIHDDVITGEQAIEICQNYISRELQQN encoded by the coding sequence GTGATCATCCCGAAAACCCCATCGAAAAAACGCCCGCGCACGCATGCAGAGATCAACGAATTTCGGCGCAAGTCATTGATAGAAGGCGCTTTGAGGTCGCTTGCTGAAAACGGCGTGTCGGGCACGACTGTCTCGACAATCTGTACTGCGGCTGGCAGTTCGCGCGGATTGCTGGGGCATTATTTCTCCAGCAAGGACGAAGTCATGGTCGCTGCGCTGGACTATCTGTTCGGGCAAATTTCGGTAACTGTCCGAGAATCACTGGATCGTTTCAACGGCACAGCCGTGGAAACACTGCACGAACTCCCATCCGTGATGTTTACCGCGCCCGTGTTCACACAACTGAACCGAACCGCGTTTCTGGCCCTGTGGCATGAGACCAGATTCAACGATCAGGTCCGCGTGGCGAACAGACAGCTCTATCGCAACTACATCAACCGGATGGAGCGGATGTTCATCGCCGCGGCAGCTGAACTGGGGGTGCAGTTCGATCCACGCCGGGCAGCACTGGGCTATATCGCGCTGTCGGACGGTCTATGGTTGGGGCTGTCGATCCATGACGACGTGATCACCGGCGAACAGGCAATCGAGATTTGTCAGAATTACATCTCGCGCGAATTGCAGCAAAACTGA
- a CDS encoding HalD/BesD family halogenase produces MRPEDVVNLDAYPILDRSDPARTALVERLRQELEENQFVSLPDFILPAAREQAVADAMEARGRAHHNNSNRNCYLHRTGDPSLPDDHPRNIMLSASTKMIAYDRFSDQSPVKLLYHWEPVRQMVAEIVGVEKLYDNEDPCQPVNLLCYETGDRSAWHFDSVNAFTMTLMLQAAEVGGEFEMVPNTRTDDDQNYDYVGRVVTGQCPEDAVAVAREAGALCIFRGCNSLHRVSPVVGDTTRVMGVFVYENEPGIVGDPEVNATVYGEREAVAG; encoded by the coding sequence ATGCGACCAGAAGACGTAGTAAATCTTGACGCCTATCCGATTCTGGATCGGTCAGACCCGGCCCGCACCGCGCTGGTCGAACGACTGCGACAGGAGCTGGAGGAAAACCAGTTCGTGTCCTTGCCGGATTTTATCCTGCCTGCCGCGCGCGAACAGGCTGTGGCGGATGCGATGGAGGCGCGCGGGCGTGCCCATCACAACAACTCCAACCGCAATTGTTACCTGCACAGAACGGGTGATCCGTCGCTGCCCGACGACCATCCGCGCAACATCATGCTGAGCGCCAGCACCAAGATGATCGCCTACGACCGGTTCTCGGATCAGTCGCCGGTCAAACTGCTCTACCATTGGGAACCGGTGCGCCAGATGGTCGCCGAAATCGTCGGGGTCGAGAAACTCTACGATAACGAGGATCCCTGCCAGCCGGTCAACCTGCTGTGTTATGAGACAGGTGACCGGTCGGCTTGGCATTTTGACTCGGTGAATGCGTTCACCATGACATTGATGCTTCAGGCGGCAGAAGTGGGCGGCGAGTTTGAAATGGTGCCGAACACACGCACGGACGACGATCAGAACTACGATTATGTCGGCCGGGTCGTGACAGGGCAATGCCCCGAGGACGCGGTGGCGGTCGCCAGAGAGGCCGGTGCGCTCTGCATCTTCCGCGGCTGCAACTCATTGCATAGGGTGTCGCCGGTCGTTGGGGACACCACGCGGGTCATGGGCGTTTTTGTCTATGAAAATGAACCCGGCATCGTCGGTGACCCCGAAGTGAACGCAACCGTCTATGGCGAACGCGAGGCGGTCGCAGGTTAG
- a CDS encoding ABC transporter substrate-binding protein gives MTKLIRTTNHFRRPIGDLSRRAFIKRAMATGLSMSAASALAGRAMAATPVKGGHMRFGIGHGSTTDVLDPGQVLNGLLSATHYAITNTLTEVDTDGSLVPKLATEWDASPDARVWTFKLRSGVEFHNGKSLTAEDVIASINHHRGKDSTSSAASIVAAITAIKADGPDRVSIELSGGDADFPFKLSSFNFPIYAAREDGTLAFEEGNGVGAYKLVNFEPGVRTTFEKNPNYWNDQRGHFDSAELLSIKDVTARTSALRTGAIDGMDRVELKTAALLKKVDGIDVHEVEGKTHYTFPMHTNTGPFDNNDVRMAVKLGLDREAMLETILFGHGQVGNDQPISSAYSYFNSDLEQRSYDPDKARWHLKQAGLDSIDLQLSASDAAFGGAVDAAVLYKEQAAKAGINITVKREPTDGYWSDVWMAKPWCACYWPGYATQDSIFTQAYSKGASWNDTYWSNDRFNTLLVQARSELDPAVRGELYGEMQALVRDDGGTVVPFFANDVFATSSKVGFEQASNNYEVDGRLFLERWWFKEG, from the coding sequence ATGACCAAGTTAATTCGGACGACAAACCATTTCCGCCGCCCCATCGGGGATCTTTCGCGGCGCGCCTTTATCAAACGCGCCATGGCCACCGGGCTGTCGATGTCGGCGGCCTCTGCGCTGGCGGGTCGCGCAATGGCTGCGACTCCGGTCAAGGGCGGGCATATGCGCTTTGGCATCGGCCATGGCAGCACTACGGATGTTCTTGATCCGGGGCAGGTGCTGAACGGGCTGCTGTCTGCCACGCATTATGCCATCACCAACACGCTGACCGAGGTGGATACCGATGGCAGCCTCGTACCCAAACTGGCAACCGAATGGGATGCGTCGCCCGATGCGCGCGTCTGGACGTTCAAACTGCGCTCCGGTGTCGAATTCCACAATGGCAAGTCGCTCACTGCCGAGGATGTTATCGCCTCTATCAACCATCACAGAGGCAAGGATTCCACGTCGTCGGCTGCCAGCATCGTCGCGGCCATCACCGCGATCAAGGCGGATGGACCGGATCGGGTGTCGATAGAGCTATCGGGCGGTGATGCGGATTTCCCGTTCAAACTTAGCAGCTTCAACTTTCCAATTTATGCCGCGCGCGAGGATGGCACCCTCGCCTTTGAAGAGGGCAACGGTGTCGGTGCGTATAAACTGGTCAACTTTGAGCCGGGGGTGCGGACCACGTTCGAGAAGAATCCGAACTACTGGAACGATCAGCGCGGCCATTTCGACAGTGCAGAACTCTTATCGATCAAGGATGTAACCGCCCGCACAAGTGCGCTCAGAACTGGTGCGATCGACGGGATGGATCGCGTCGAGCTAAAGACCGCTGCCTTGCTCAAGAAGGTGGATGGCATCGACGTGCACGAGGTCGAGGGCAAGACGCATTACACATTCCCGATGCACACCAATACCGGGCCTTTCGACAACAATGATGTGCGAATGGCGGTCAAGCTGGGACTGGATCGCGAGGCGATGCTGGAGACGATTCTGTTCGGCCACGGACAAGTCGGGAACGACCAACCGATCAGCTCTGCATACAGCTATTTCAACAGCGATCTGGAACAGCGCAGCTATGACCCGGACAAGGCCCGCTGGCATTTGAAGCAGGCTGGTCTGGACAGCATTGACCTCCAGCTTAGCGCCTCAGATGCGGCCTTTGGCGGGGCGGTGGATGCCGCCGTGCTGTACAAGGAACAGGCGGCCAAGGCCGGGATCAACATCACGGTCAAACGCGAGCCGACAGATGGATACTGGTCCGATGTCTGGATGGCCAAGCCGTGGTGCGCCTGCTACTGGCCGGGATACGCGACCCAGGACAGCATTTTCACCCAAGCCTACTCCAAGGGCGCATCGTGGAACGATACCTACTGGAGCAATGACCGCTTCAACACATTGTTGGTGCAGGCACGTTCCGAGCTCGATCCGGCTGTGCGTGGCGAACTCTACGGCGAAATGCAGGCACTGGTTCGCGATGATGGCGGGACGGTGGTGCCGTTCTTTGCGAATGACGTGTTTGCAACCTCCAGCAAGGTCGGGTTCGAACAGGCCTCGAACAACTACGAGGTCGATGGCAGGCTGTTTCTGGAACGCTGGTGGTTCAAAGAAGGCTGA